The Gadus macrocephalus chromosome 21, ASM3116895v1 genome has a segment encoding these proteins:
- the LOC132449811 gene encoding E3 ubiquitin-protein ligase TRIM21-like, producing the protein MASANTSWSEENFSCSICLDVFNSPVTTPCGHNFCRTCITKFWDEKGQYKCPVCNMRFYPRPDLRVNILLSEMVDRFGTSVLVKEQPHVEPGEVPCDVCTGTQLKAVKSCLVCFMSFCQTHLEPHQRFAVLKKHRLVEPMDRLEDRMCKEHDRLLELFCKTEQVCVCQFCRETDHKSHPVVPLKGEYEVKMAQLRKIEAEVLPMIQERKRKIKEIKDTVKRSKAAADREIAKGVQILTALKRCIEKHRYNLNKTVEEKLKSTQKQAEDLIKELEQEIEDLTIRSIDMKPLSHTKDHLHFLQTFRSLKDPPPTRDWTTVEVRPPSYVGNLRRSLDQLEETLNMEMKKLCDDAELKRVQQYEVDVTLDPDTANPLLILTEDWKQVYNGNVVRELPGHPKRFTNHTFVLTRQSFFSGRFYFEVQVKDKTSWRLGVARESINRKGAIMMTPEKGYWNIYFNKDGLVFNDAPDVRLPLRAELQKVGVFVDYDEGVVSFYDVEARVHLYSATGCTFREPLYPFLCPGLRNGGIRNKNAAPLIISPVNQTD; encoded by the coding sequence atggcctctgctaacacttcttggtctgaagagaacttttcatgttccatctgtctggatgtgttcaacagtccagttaccacaccatgtggacacaacttctgcagaacctgtattactaAGTTCTGGGATGAAAAAGGCCAGTACAAATGTCCGGTTTGCAACATGCGTTTCTACCCAAGACCTGATCTACGTGTCAATATCCTCTTATCAGAGATGGTTGATCGGTTTGGAACGTCCGTACTAGTTAAAGAGCAACCTCATGTTGAACcaggagaagttccctgtgacgtctgtactgggacacagctgaaggctgtgaagtcctgcctagtgtgttttatgtctttctgccaaacccacctggagccacatcagagattCGCAGtcctgaagaaacatcggcttgtcgagcctatggaccgtctggaagacaggatgtgtaaggaacacgaccgacttctggagctcttctgcaagactgaacaggtgtgtgtgtgtcagttctgcagagagacagaccacaagtcccatcctgttgtacctctaaagggggaatatgaagtgaagatggCCCAGCTGCGGAAGATAGAAGCTGAAGTTCTGCcgatgatccaggagagaaaacgtaagattaaggagatcaaaGACACAGTTAAACGTAGCAAAGCagctgcagacagagagatagccaaAGGTGTGCAGATCCTCACTGCTCTGAAGCGCTGCATTGAAAAGCACCGGTACAATCTCAACAAAACGGTtgaagagaaactgaaatccacacagaaacaagctgaagacctcatcaaagagctggagcaggaaatagaagatctgaccattAGAAGCATAGATATGAAaccactctcacacactaaagaccacctccacttcctccagaccttcagatccctgaaggatcctccacccaccagggactggaccacggtggaggtccgtcctccgtcatacgtagggaacttgaggagatccctggatcagctggaggagacactgaacatggagatgaagaagctgtgtgatgatgctgaactgaagagggtccagcagtatgaagtagatgtgactctggatccggATACAGCTAATCCCCTGCTAATTTTGACTGAGGATTGGAAACAAGTATATAATGGAAATGTAGTGAGGGAACTCCCGGGCcaccctaagagatttacaaaTCATACATTtgttctcacgaggcagagcttcttctcagggagattttattttgaggtccaggttaaagacaagacttCATGGCgtttaggagtggccagagagtctaTCAATAGAAAAGGTGCGATCATGATGACCCCTGAGAAAGGTTACTGGAATATTTACTTTAACAAGGATGGGTTGGTATTTAATGATGCCCCtgatgtccgtctccctctgagagctgagctccagaaggtgggggtgtttgttgattatgatgagggtgtggtctccttctatgatgtagaagccagggttcatctcTACTCTGCTACCGGCTGCACCTTTAGAGAGCCCCTCTATCCATTCCTCTGTCCTGGTTTACGTAATGGAGGAATACGTAATAAAAACgctgcccccctgatcatctcacctgtcaatcaaacagactag
- the LOC132450444 gene encoding uncharacterized protein LOC132450444 isoform X3, which yields MSNLMLREDFMDWWTSLVAVIALLWILCLFDGHAVLELRLLFHALTKAACHLYLALLPLRRAASHFADCARYFVNHVQQPPPSSAQGYPPHSHHPPPARKGTLHFIEAMCVVCETVPNLMCAALSVGAALCHALQGGFYVLAATLRTIQANLFSQMNGEKDRWDKERHRAKETEKKMNSKVLEYISVFCQDPVTALRIKVDVPPVYR from the exons ATGAGCAACTTAATGTTAAG AGAGGACTTCATGGATTGGTGGACTTCATTGGTAGCGGTTATTGCCTTGCTCTGGATCCTTTGTTTATTCGACG GCCACGCGGTGCTCGAGCTGCGGCTGCTCTTCCACGCGCTCACCAAGGCGGCATGCCACCTCTACTTGGCGCTCCTACCGCTGCGCCGCGCCGCGAGCCACTTCGCCGACTGCGCGAGATACTTCGTCAACCACGTCCAgcagccccctccctcttcgGCCCAAGGATACCCACCGCACAGccaccacccaccccccgcGCGGAAGGGCACGCTCCACTTCATAGAAGCGATGTGCGTGGTGTGCGAAACGGTGCCCAATCTGATGTGCGCGGCGCTCAGCGTAGGTGCGGCGCTCTGCCACGCCTTGCAAGGGGGCTTTTACGTGCTGGCCGCGACGCTACGCACCATTCAGGCGAATCTGTTCTCGCAGATGAACGGCGAGAAGGACAGGTGGGACAAAGAGCGCCACCGCGCGAAAGAGACGGAGAAAAAGATGAATTCCAAAGTGCTGGAGTACATCTCGGTGTTCTGTCAAGACCCAGTCACTGCTCTGCGCATCAAAGTGGACGTGCCACCTGTATATAGATAA
- the LOC132450444 gene encoding uncharacterized protein LOC132450444 isoform X5 has protein sequence MDWWTSLAASIALLWLLCFIDGHAVLELRLLFHALTKAACHLYLALLPLRRAASHFADCARYFVNHVQQPPPSSAQGYPPHSHHPPPARKGTLHFIEAMCVVCETVPNLMCAALSVGAALCHALQGGFYVLAATLRTIQANLFSQMNGEKDRWDKERHRAKETEKKMNSKVLEYISVFCQDPVTALRIKVDVPPVYR, from the exons ATGGATTGGTGGACTTCATTGGCTGCGAGTATTGCCTTGCTCTGGCTTCTGTGTTTTATAGACG GCCACGCGGTGCTCGAGCTGCGGCTGCTCTTCCACGCGCTCACCAAGGCGGCATGCCACCTCTACTTGGCGCTCCTACCGCTGCGCCGCGCCGCGAGCCACTTCGCCGACTGCGCGAGATACTTCGTCAACCACGTCCAgcagccccctccctcttcgGCCCAAGGATACCCACCGCACAGccaccacccaccccccgcGCGGAAGGGCACGCTCCACTTCATAGAAGCGATGTGCGTGGTGTGCGAAACGGTGCCCAATCTGATGTGCGCGGCGCTCAGCGTAGGTGCGGCGCTCTGCCACGCCTTGCAAGGGGGCTTTTACGTGCTGGCCGCGACGCTACGCACCATTCAGGCGAATCTGTTCTCGCAGATGAACGGCGAGAAGGACAGGTGGGACAAAGAGCGCCACCGCGCGAAAGAGACGGAGAAAAAGATGAATTCCAAAGTGCTGGAGTACATCTCGGTGTTCTGTCAAGACCCAGTCACTGCTCTGCGCATCAAAGTGGACGTGCCACCTGTATATAGATAA
- the LOC132450444 gene encoding uncharacterized protein LOC132450444 isoform X4 translates to MDWWTSLVAVIALLWILCLFDGNQVHELRLLFQALTKATCLLYLAILQLRRAASHIIRGASNFLNRAQQLPPPYSLKGNTKHSAHHQPHWRRGTLHFIEAICLVCETVPNLTCAVLLSLGEALSHALQFFFCVLAAPLRCIQALLFSQMNGEKERWDEERHRLKETEKNMNSNVLEYISLCGQDPFTALRRVAVPPR, encoded by the exons ATGGATTGGTGGACTTCATTGGTAGCGGTTATTGCCTTGCTCTGGATCCTTTGTTTATTCGACG GCAACCAGGTGCACGAGTTGCGGCTGCTCTTCCAGGCGCTCACCAAGGCGACATGCCTCCTCTACTTGGCGATCCTCCAGCTACGTCGCGCGGCCAGCCACATCATCCGCGGCGCGAGCAACTTTTTGAACCGCGCCCAACAGCTGCCCCCTCCATATTCCCTTAAAGGAAACACGAAACACAGCGCCCACCACCAACCTCATTGGCGGAGGGGCACGCTACACTTCATAGAAGCGATATGCTTGGTGTGTGAAACAGTTCCCAATCTGACGTGCGCGGTGCTGCTCAGCTTGGGCGAGGCGCTCTCCCACGCcttgcagttttttttttgcgtGCTGGCCGCCCCGTTACGCTGCATTCAGGCGTTACTGTTCTCGCAAATgaacggagagaaagagaggtgggACGAAGAGCGCCACCGCTTGAAAGAGACCGAGAAAAATATGAACTCCAATGTGCTGGAGTACATCTCGCTGTGTGGTCAAGACCCCTTCACTGCTCTGCGAAGAGTGGCCGTGCCCCCGAGATAA
- the LOC132450444 gene encoding uncharacterized protein LOC132450444 isoform X1, translating to MDWWTSLAASIALLWLLCFIDGKRQWLAEIWNLPPSMEECGSGLPPYCGHAVLELRLLFHALTKAACHLYLALLPLRRAASHFADCARYFVNHVQQPPPSSAQGYPPHSHHPPPARKGTLHFIEAMCVVCETVPNLMCAALSVGAALCHALQGGFYVLAATLRTIQANLFSQMNGEKDRWDKERHRAKETEKKMNSKVLEYISVFCQDPVTALRIKVDVPPVYR from the exons ATGGATTGGTGGACTTCATTGGCTGCGAGTATTGCCTTGCTCTGGCTTCTGTGTTTTATAGACGGTAAGAGACAATGGTTAGCAGAGATTTGGAACCTTCCTCCGTCAATGGAAGAATGTGGCAGTGGTCTTCCGCCCTACTGCG GCCACGCGGTGCTCGAGCTGCGGCTGCTCTTCCACGCGCTCACCAAGGCGGCATGCCACCTCTACTTGGCGCTCCTACCGCTGCGCCGCGCCGCGAGCCACTTCGCCGACTGCGCGAGATACTTCGTCAACCACGTCCAgcagccccctccctcttcgGCCCAAGGATACCCACCGCACAGccaccacccaccccccgcGCGGAAGGGCACGCTCCACTTCATAGAAGCGATGTGCGTGGTGTGCGAAACGGTGCCCAATCTGATGTGCGCGGCGCTCAGCGTAGGTGCGGCGCTCTGCCACGCCTTGCAAGGGGGCTTTTACGTGCTGGCCGCGACGCTACGCACCATTCAGGCGAATCTGTTCTCGCAGATGAACGGCGAGAAGGACAGGTGGGACAAAGAGCGCCACCGCGCGAAAGAGACGGAGAAAAAGATGAATTCCAAAGTGCTGGAGTACATCTCGGTGTTCTGTCAAGACCCAGTCACTGCTCTGCGCATCAAAGTGGACGTGCCACCTGTATATAGATAA
- the LOC132449948 gene encoding macrophage mannose receptor 1-like, producing the protein MTEPLKCFYVIFSCYRMWKNILLLLSLSGLVGHHASPITKLYHHVDQKMSWTDAQRYCREQFHDLATIDNREDLERLQGSRKGSDYDIDSAWIGLYDDRTRWQWSYGNQDYKMGQDYDNWVGSEPNNIGAKQNCTMIMLKTGGWADKSCSDLAGPVCINAAGNYIDVQEEMTWYKARKYCVSHHTELAIVRDATENSKIYALMNSNAWIGLHRNPWSHWSDGSRTSYLNWETGQPNNYGGKQNCATMNFIRADYGDVNCQALNYVACQELQKQRSTFRIKISTEADMTNPEVQRQFLEKLSAKMAKEGVTGVQLHLVVKDGQDQQSEK; encoded by the exons ATGACAGAGCCACTAAAGTGCTTTTATGTTATATTTTCATGTTACAGGATGTGGAAGAACATACTTCTCCTCTTAAGCCTTTCAG GGCTCGTGGGACACCATGCGTCTCCCATCACCAAACTCTACCACCACGTGGATCAGAAGATGAGCTGGACTGATGCTCAGCGCTACTGCAGGGAGCAGTTTCATGACCTGGCGACCATAGACAACCGGGAAGACCTAGAGCGGCTGCAAGGGTCCAGAAAAGGGTCCGATTATGACATTGACAGCGCATGGATCGGACTTTATGATGACCGCACCAGATGGCAGTGGTCCTACGGCAACCAAGACTACAAAATGGGTCAAGACTATGACAATTGGGTCGGATCTGAACCAAACAACATAGGCGCCAAACAGAACTGTACAATGATTATGCTAAAAACAGGAGGATGGGCGGATAAGAGCTGCAGCGACCTGGCCGGTCCTGTCTGCATTAATG CTGCGGGCAACTACATCGATGTCCAAGAAGAAATGACCTGGTACAAGGCGAGGAAATACTGCGTGTCTCACCACACTGAGTTGGCAATTGTGAGAGACGCGACAGAGAACAGCAAAATCTATGCCTTGATGAATTCAAACGCATGGATCGGGCTCCACAGAAATCCATGGTCCCACTGGTCTGACGGGAGTAGAACCTCTTACCTTAATTGGGAAACAGGCCAGCCAAACAATTATGGAGGCAAGCAAAATTGTGCTACAATGAATTTTATTAGAGCAGATTATGGAGACGTAAATTGTCAGGCTTTGAATTACGTCGCCTGCCAGGAACTGCAGAAACAACGCTCAACCTTTAGGATAAAGATCAGCACCGAGGCAGACATGACAAATCCGGAGGTTCAACGCCAGTTTTTGGAAAAG CTCTCTGCCAAAATGGCCAAGGAAGGTGTGACTGGCGTACAACTCCATTTGGTTGTGAAGGACGGACAGGACCAGCAGAGTGAGAAATGA
- the LOC132450444 gene encoding uncharacterized protein LOC132450444 isoform X2 — MSNLMLREDFMDWWTSLVAVIALLWILCLFDGNQVHELRLLFQALTKATCLLYLAILQLRRAASHIIRGASNFLNRAQQLPPPYSLKGNTKHSAHHQPHWRRGTLHFIEAICLVCETVPNLTCAVLLSLGEALSHALQFFFCVLAAPLRCIQALLFSQMNGEKERWDEERHRLKETEKNMNSNVLEYISLCGQDPFTALRRVAVPPR, encoded by the exons ATGAGCAACTTAATGTTAAG AGAGGACTTCATGGATTGGTGGACTTCATTGGTAGCGGTTATTGCCTTGCTCTGGATCCTTTGTTTATTCGACG GCAACCAGGTGCACGAGTTGCGGCTGCTCTTCCAGGCGCTCACCAAGGCGACATGCCTCCTCTACTTGGCGATCCTCCAGCTACGTCGCGCGGCCAGCCACATCATCCGCGGCGCGAGCAACTTTTTGAACCGCGCCCAACAGCTGCCCCCTCCATATTCCCTTAAAGGAAACACGAAACACAGCGCCCACCACCAACCTCATTGGCGGAGGGGCACGCTACACTTCATAGAAGCGATATGCTTGGTGTGTGAAACAGTTCCCAATCTGACGTGCGCGGTGCTGCTCAGCTTGGGCGAGGCGCTCTCCCACGCcttgcagttttttttttgcgtGCTGGCCGCCCCGTTACGCTGCATTCAGGCGTTACTGTTCTCGCAAATgaacggagagaaagagaggtgggACGAAGAGCGCCACCGCTTGAAAGAGACCGAGAAAAATATGAACTCCAATGTGCTGGAGTACATCTCGCTGTGTGGTCAAGACCCCTTCACTGCTCTGCGAAGAGTGGCCGTGCCCCCGAGATAA